Proteins from a genomic interval of Streptomyces fodineus:
- a CDS encoding GNAT family N-acetyltransferase: MTGVSTLDRPPQPAAPTRYTVTLARNEDDVRAAQQLRHDVFAGEMGALLATPQPGLDVDAFDAYCDHLLVRDTGTGQVVGTYRLLPPERAAVAGRLYSEGEFEIAALDPIRPGLVEVGRSCVHPDHRDGAVIGLIWAGIARYMVDHGREWLAGCCSVPLADGGALATATWERVRDKHLAPEEYRVRPLLPWLPNAEAPAGRSELPALLRGYLRLGAWVCGEPAHDPDFGVADLYVLLSMRRVNPRYLRHFLSLVPA, from the coding sequence ATGACCGGCGTTTCCACCCTCGACCGCCCCCCACAGCCCGCGGCCCCGACCCGCTACACCGTCACCCTCGCCCGGAACGAGGACGACGTGCGGGCCGCCCAGCAGCTGCGGCACGACGTCTTCGCCGGTGAGATGGGGGCCCTGCTGGCCACGCCGCAGCCGGGACTCGACGTCGACGCCTTCGACGCGTACTGCGACCACCTCCTCGTCCGGGACACCGGCACCGGGCAGGTCGTCGGCACCTACCGGCTGCTGCCGCCGGAGCGCGCCGCGGTCGCGGGCCGGCTCTACTCCGAGGGCGAGTTCGAGATCGCCGCGCTCGACCCGATCCGGCCCGGACTCGTCGAGGTCGGCCGCTCCTGTGTGCACCCCGACCACCGCGACGGCGCGGTCATCGGCCTGATCTGGGCCGGGATAGCCCGCTACATGGTCGACCACGGGCGCGAGTGGCTGGCGGGCTGCTGCTCGGTGCCGCTCGCCGACGGCGGGGCCCTCGCGACGGCCACCTGGGAGCGGGTGCGAGACAAGCACCTGGCCCCCGAGGAGTACCGGGTACGGCCGCTGCTGCCGTGGCTCCCGAACGCCGAGGCCCCGGCCGGACGCAGCGAGCTGCCCGCCCTGCTGCGCGGCTACCTGCGCCTCGGCGCCTGGGTGTGCGGCGAGCCCGCGCACGACCCGGACTTCGGGGTCGCCGACCTGTACGTGCTGCTGTCGATGCGCCGGGTGAACCCGCGCTATCTGCGGCACTTCCTCTCCCTCGTGCCCGCCTGA
- a CDS encoding succinate dehydrogenase/fumarate reductase iron-sulfur subunit: MKLTLRVWRQKNADAEGAMSTYEVDGISSDMSFLEMLDVLNEQLILSGEEPVAFDHDCREGICGACSLVINGDAHGPERTTTCQLHMRSFKDGDTIDIEPWRAAAFPVIKDLVVDRSAFDRIIQAGGYVTAPTGSAPEAHATPVPKADADFAFEHAECIGCGACVAACPNGAAMLFTSAKVNHLNVLPQGAPERETRVLDMVAQMDEEGFGGCTLTGECATACPKGIPLVSITSMNKEWLRATRKVGKR; this comes from the coding sequence ATGAAGCTCACCCTGCGCGTCTGGCGGCAGAAGAACGCCGACGCCGAAGGCGCCATGTCCACATACGAGGTGGACGGCATCTCGTCCGACATGTCCTTCCTGGAGATGCTGGACGTCCTCAACGAACAGCTCATCCTCTCCGGCGAGGAGCCGGTCGCGTTCGACCACGACTGCCGCGAGGGCATCTGCGGCGCGTGCTCGCTCGTCATCAACGGCGACGCGCACGGTCCCGAGCGCACCACCACCTGCCAGCTGCACATGCGGTCCTTCAAGGACGGCGACACGATCGACATCGAGCCGTGGCGGGCCGCCGCCTTCCCGGTGATCAAGGACCTGGTCGTCGACCGGTCCGCGTTCGACCGGATCATCCAGGCCGGCGGCTACGTCACCGCGCCCACCGGATCCGCGCCGGAGGCGCATGCCACGCCGGTGCCGAAGGCCGACGCCGACTTCGCGTTCGAGCACGCGGAGTGCATCGGGTGCGGGGCGTGTGTGGCCGCGTGCCCCAACGGGGCGGCGATGCTGTTCACCTCCGCCAAGGTCAACCACCTGAATGTGCTGCCCCAGGGAGCGCCCGAGCGGGAGACGCGGGTGCTGGACATGGTGGCGCAGATGGACGAGGAGGGCTTCGGCGGGTGCACCCTCACCGGTGAGTGCGCCACCGCCTGCCCCAAGGGCATTCCGCTCGTGTCGATCACCAGCATGAACAAGGAGTGGCTGAGGGCCACCCGCAAGGTGGGCAAGAGGTAG